Proteins encoded by one window of Chondromyces crocatus:
- the mazG gene encoding nucleoside triphosphate pyrophosphohydrolase, with protein sequence MDRSFPPVTPPPLASQSGTSFPRLVQLMQRLLAPDGCPWDRQQNIGTLRRYVIEEACEVADAIDGGDRGELCTELGDLLFQVVFQAELARVEGVFGPDDVIAAICDKLVRRHPHVFAGNAVQDAEEALRTWEKIKATERARARKGEGLLSSVPRSLPALMRAQRIGEKVARVGFDWPDMRGSRSKVAEELGELDEALAQGDVDAIEAELGDLFFALVNLARHAGVDAEGALVRTINKFTRRFEHVEKQVTAKHGAWPPLSGEPLSLAELDGYWEDAKLIEDEKSDLARRDVDGT encoded by the coding sequence ATGGATCGCTCCTTCCCGCCTGTCACCCCGCCTCCGCTCGCCTCGCAGTCGGGCACGTCGTTTCCCCGGCTCGTCCAGTTGATGCAACGCCTCCTGGCACCGGATGGCTGTCCCTGGGATCGTCAGCAGAATATCGGAACACTGCGGCGTTATGTCATCGAGGAAGCCTGCGAAGTGGCCGATGCCATCGATGGCGGGGATCGGGGAGAGCTCTGTACGGAGCTCGGAGATCTACTCTTCCAGGTGGTATTTCAGGCGGAGCTTGCTCGGGTCGAGGGCGTATTTGGTCCCGACGACGTGATCGCTGCCATCTGCGACAAACTCGTGCGTCGGCATCCTCACGTGTTTGCAGGCAATGCCGTGCAGGACGCCGAGGAGGCGCTGCGTACCTGGGAGAAGATCAAGGCGACAGAGCGCGCCCGAGCGCGGAAGGGGGAAGGGCTTCTGTCCAGCGTGCCGCGCAGCCTCCCCGCCCTGATGAGGGCGCAGCGGATTGGTGAGAAGGTGGCGCGGGTGGGCTTTGACTGGCCGGACATGCGGGGGTCGCGCTCGAAGGTCGCGGAGGAGCTGGGGGAGCTGGATGAAGCGCTCGCTCAGGGCGATGTGGATGCCATCGAGGCGGAACTGGGGGATCTGTTCTTTGCGTTGGTGAACCTCGCGCGGCACGCAGGTGTCGACGCAGAAGGCGCTCTGGTCCGGACCATCAACAAATTCACACGACGGTTCGAGCACGTCGAGAAGCAGGTCACCGCCAAGCACGGAGCGTGGCCTCCACTCTCGGGTGAGCCGCTCTCTCTCGCAGAGCTCGATGGTTACTGGGAGGACGCGAAGCTCATCGAGGATGAAAAGAGCGATCTTGCCAGGAGGGATGTCGACGGGACTTGA
- a CDS encoding enoyl-CoA hydratase-related protein, which yields MSEDVLIVSRDGAVATLTMNRPRAKNALNKALLEALAAGLRSVAEDPAVRAIVLTGAGGAFCAGADLKAAFSENPNFVDQLDATLDVYHSLIRTIAAAPKPVVAAVDGPAVGFGCDLALACDLRIASNEAYFQEKFVKIGLMPDGGGTFWLPRLVGLARAMEIMMLGEAIPAARALEFGLVNRVVAPSELSASAHVLAQSLASGPPLALAGMKRATREALGGGLESALAAEKQGQLACLRSNDCLEGVAAWMQKRDPEFQGR from the coding sequence ATGTCGGAAGATGTTTTGATCGTCTCCCGCGACGGCGCCGTCGCGACGCTCACCATGAACCGTCCCCGCGCCAAGAACGCCTTGAACAAGGCGCTGCTGGAGGCGCTCGCCGCTGGGCTCCGCTCCGTCGCCGAAGATCCCGCTGTTCGCGCGATCGTGCTGACCGGCGCAGGCGGAGCGTTCTGCGCGGGTGCGGACCTCAAGGCCGCATTTTCCGAGAACCCGAACTTCGTCGATCAGCTCGATGCGACGCTCGATGTCTACCACAGCTTGATCCGGACCATCGCTGCAGCACCCAAGCCCGTCGTGGCCGCCGTCGACGGTCCGGCGGTGGGGTTCGGCTGCGATCTCGCGCTGGCATGCGATCTACGTATTGCTTCCAATGAGGCCTATTTTCAGGAGAAGTTCGTGAAGATCGGCCTCATGCCGGACGGGGGTGGGACGTTCTGGTTGCCCCGGCTCGTGGGACTCGCGCGGGCCATGGAGATCATGATGCTCGGTGAAGCCATCCCGGCGGCCCGGGCGCTGGAGTTCGGTCTCGTCAACCGCGTGGTGGCTCCTTCGGAGCTCTCCGCCTCGGCGCATGTCCTCGCTCAGTCCCTCGCGAGCGGTCCGCCCCTCGCCCTTGCCGGGATGAAGCGCGCCACGCGCGAGGCCCTCGGGGGAGGACTCGAGTCGGCGCTGGCTGCTGAGAAGCAGGGGCAGCTCGCATGCCTTCGCTCCAATGACTGTCTGGAGGGAGTCGCTGCATGGATGCAGAAGCGTGACCCCGAGTTCCAGGGGCGGTGA
- the cysK gene encoding cysteine synthase A, protein MSSRSGPVVSSALDLIGGTPLVRLSRVCPPEAGTLFGKLEAMNPGGSVKDRAALGMILDAERAGHLTPGATIVEATSGNTGISLAMIAALRGYRCVVVMPRDMSNQRRHILRAYGAELVLTPEGDGMQGAVARALELVARTKGAWMSRQFENPANPEAHAASTGAELIEQLGEDIGAFVAGVGTGGTLTGVGRVLRERLGPKVRIYAVEPAQSPVLSGGRAGPHTIQGLGAGFVPAILDRELIDEIITVKDISAQRMARRLAREEALLVGPSAGANVHAAVEVARATRGAVVTILCDTGERYLL, encoded by the coding sequence ATGAGCTCCCGGAGTGGGCCTGTCGTCTCCAGCGCACTCGACCTCATCGGCGGGACCCCGCTCGTCCGCCTCAGCAGAGTCTGCCCTCCAGAGGCTGGAACGCTCTTCGGAAAACTCGAAGCCATGAACCCTGGCGGGAGCGTCAAAGATCGGGCCGCACTCGGGATGATCCTGGATGCCGAGCGCGCCGGCCATCTGACGCCTGGAGCGACGATCGTCGAGGCGACGAGCGGCAATACGGGCATCAGCCTGGCGATGATCGCGGCATTGCGTGGCTACCGTTGTGTGGTGGTCATGCCCAGGGACATGAGCAACCAGCGCCGGCACATTCTCCGTGCCTATGGGGCAGAGCTCGTACTCACTCCGGAAGGTGACGGGATGCAGGGCGCCGTTGCGCGTGCACTCGAGCTCGTCGCCCGGACGAAAGGAGCATGGATGAGCCGGCAGTTCGAGAATCCGGCCAATCCGGAGGCCCACGCCGCGAGCACAGGCGCGGAGCTCATCGAGCAACTGGGGGAGGACATCGGTGCCTTCGTCGCCGGCGTGGGGACCGGCGGAACCCTGACAGGAGTCGGAAGGGTGCTGCGCGAGCGACTCGGCCCCAAGGTACGAATCTATGCCGTCGAACCAGCGCAGAGCCCGGTGCTCTCGGGAGGACGAGCTGGGCCCCACACCATCCAGGGGCTGGGAGCTGGGTTCGTCCCCGCGATCCTCGACCGCGAGCTCATCGATGAGATCATCACGGTGAAGGACATCTCGGCACAACGGATGGCACGACGTCTCGCTCGGGAAGAAGCCCTCCTCGTTGGGCCGAGCGCCGGCGCCAATGTCCATGCGGCAGTGGAGGTCGCCAGGGCTACCCGTGGAGCCGTCGTGACCATCTTGTGCGACACAGGGGAGCGCTATCTCCTCTGA
- a CDS encoding endonuclease/exonuclease/phosphatase family protein, with product MDRLRVVTLNIWSRRGPWTERLRLIRAELQTLNPDLVGLQEVISHPDGSQAHEIAAGLGYAVAFGRAQTLPDGDDFGNAVLSRWPIVRQETYPLPTNEHDEPRSLLLAEVDAPAGRIPMFVTHLNWKFHHGAIRERQVVAISEVIHREGPIDAPTIADPSDLPPGFPPILVGDLNAQPDSTEVRYLKGLHALGGRSTFFSDVFEITGDGPGHTYDPARNPFAAGHREHPRRIDYILVRGPDRAGRGKALTARLVFQDVSASMAASDHFGVYAELTV from the coding sequence ATGGATCGGCTTCGCGTCGTCACCCTCAATATCTGGAGTCGTCGAGGCCCGTGGACGGAGCGCCTCCGGTTGATCCGAGCCGAACTCCAGACGCTCAATCCGGATCTGGTAGGCCTTCAGGAGGTCATCTCGCACCCCGACGGCTCACAGGCTCATGAGATCGCCGCAGGCCTCGGCTACGCTGTCGCATTCGGTAGAGCCCAGACGCTGCCGGACGGGGACGATTTCGGTAATGCCGTTCTATCGCGATGGCCCATCGTTCGGCAGGAAACTTATCCACTTCCTACCAACGAGCACGATGAACCTCGCTCGCTCTTGCTTGCAGAAGTCGACGCTCCGGCAGGGCGCATCCCCATGTTCGTCACTCACCTGAACTGGAAGTTCCACCACGGAGCGATCCGGGAGAGGCAGGTCGTGGCCATCTCGGAGGTCATTCATCGCGAGGGACCGATCGATGCTCCGACGATTGCCGATCCGTCAGACCTTCCCCCGGGCTTTCCGCCCATCCTCGTGGGAGATCTGAATGCGCAGCCCGACTCGACCGAGGTGCGTTACCTCAAGGGGTTGCATGCGCTCGGTGGTCGAAGCACGTTCTTCTCCGACGTGTTCGAGATCACTGGAGACGGCCCTGGCCACACCTACGATCCGGCCCGGAATCCTTTCGCTGCGGGTCATCGGGAACACCCGCGACGCATCGACTATATCCTCGTACGGGGACCCGATCGGGCGGGACGTGGCAAGGCGCTCACTGCACGCCTCGTCTTCCAGGACGTCTCGGCCAGCATGGCAGCATCTGATCATTTCGGCGTTTACGCAGAGCTGACCGTATGA
- a CDS encoding GDP-mannose 4,6-dehydratase, with product MSDSYYAGRHVAVTGAGGFIGSHLCEALVRAGARVRALARYTSGSRRGHLERLPSEVLREIDVRFGNVEDAASVRALTKGGDVVFHLAALIGIPYSYAAPHQYVATNVQGTLNVLEAAREHGARVVHTSTSETYGTARYTPIDEAHPLTGQSPYAATKIGADKLAESYHLSFGLEVATIRPFNTYGPRQSARAIIPTVMAQLASGASVLRVGSTSPVRDLNYVTDTVAGFLAVGASDRAVGQTLNVGSGRAVSIGELIEIIFQVTGRRAELQTDETRVRPDASEVLVLLSDHRRATELVGYAPQMSLEEGLARTYAFIQEHLSDYRPDEYAV from the coding sequence GTGAGCGACAGCTATTACGCAGGACGCCATGTGGCGGTCACCGGTGCTGGTGGCTTCATCGGGAGCCACCTCTGCGAAGCCTTGGTTCGCGCGGGAGCCCGCGTCCGTGCGCTGGCGCGCTACACCTCCGGATCACGACGAGGGCACCTCGAGCGCTTGCCGAGCGAGGTGCTCCGCGAGATCGACGTGCGCTTCGGTAACGTCGAAGATGCTGCCAGCGTCCGCGCCCTGACGAAGGGGGGGGACGTCGTGTTCCACCTTGCGGCACTCATCGGCATTCCTTACTCCTACGCGGCTCCGCACCAGTACGTAGCGACCAACGTGCAAGGGACGTTGAACGTTCTGGAAGCCGCTCGCGAGCACGGAGCGCGTGTCGTCCATACCTCTACCAGCGAGACGTACGGCACCGCTCGGTACACCCCCATCGATGAAGCACACCCGCTCACGGGACAGTCCCCCTACGCAGCCACCAAGATTGGCGCTGACAAGCTGGCGGAAAGTTACCACCTGTCCTTCGGTCTGGAGGTCGCGACCATCCGTCCATTCAACACCTACGGCCCACGTCAGTCGGCGCGTGCAATCATTCCGACGGTCATGGCACAGCTCGCCTCTGGGGCGTCGGTCTTGCGAGTCGGCAGCACCTCACCCGTGCGCGATCTCAACTATGTGACCGATACCGTTGCAGGCTTTCTCGCCGTGGGGGCGAGCGACCGCGCGGTGGGGCAGACTCTCAACGTCGGCAGCGGTCGCGCCGTCTCGATCGGTGAGCTGATCGAGATCATCTTCCAGGTCACGGGGCGTCGAGCCGAGCTCCAGACTGACGAGACCCGAGTGCGGCCCGACGCGAGTGAGGTGCTCGTGCTCCTTTCGGACCATCGCCGCGCGACGGAGCTCGTGGGTTATGCGCCGCAGATGTCCCTCGAAGAGGGCCTGGCAAGAACCTATGCTTTCATCCAGGAGCATCTCTCTGATTATCGCCCCGACGAATACGCCGTCTGA
- a CDS encoding DegT/DnrJ/EryC1/StrS family aminotransferase, protein MGKSMWKVPLSDLTFGPEEKEAALRVLDSGWLTMGEHTLEFERRLGEALGTPRTLAVTNCTVALHLAYAALGVGPGDEVICPSLTFVATANAALLTGATVVLADVLGEHDLSIDPEDIARKITPKTRAIAVVHYAGYPCDMDAIRAIAAERRVAIVEDVAHGPLARWRGQALGTLGDVGCFSFFSNKNLAVGEGGAITSKDDSLHSRMRLLRSHGMTTLTLDRHKGHAFTYDVVEAGMNYRIDELRSAIGVIQLERLPEGNRRRREITERYHTQLASIAGLQLPYKDFYARGAGESAHHIMPVLLPEGVQRQAVMERMKANGIQTSVHYPPIHQFSHHGASERVRRDGLDRTDAIAPRELTLPLYPRMRDGDVDLVCEALAASLR, encoded by the coding sequence ATGGGCAAGAGCATGTGGAAGGTTCCCCTCAGCGACCTGACGTTTGGACCAGAGGAGAAGGAGGCCGCCCTGCGTGTCCTCGACTCAGGCTGGCTGACCATGGGCGAGCATACGCTGGAGTTCGAGCGCCGACTGGGCGAAGCGCTGGGAACTCCACGGACTCTCGCGGTGACCAACTGTACGGTCGCGCTCCATCTCGCGTATGCGGCTCTGGGAGTCGGTCCAGGTGATGAGGTCATCTGCCCGAGCCTGACCTTCGTGGCGACAGCCAATGCCGCGCTGCTCACCGGGGCGACGGTGGTCCTGGCCGATGTGCTCGGCGAGCACGACCTGTCAATCGATCCCGAGGATATCGCCCGCAAGATAACGCCAAAGACCCGCGCCATCGCCGTGGTTCATTACGCTGGGTATCCTTGCGACATGGACGCGATCCGTGCCATCGCTGCCGAGCGACGTGTTGCCATCGTGGAGGACGTTGCACATGGCCCACTCGCCCGGTGGCGAGGTCAGGCGCTCGGAACGCTCGGGGATGTGGGCTGTTTCAGCTTCTTTTCGAACAAGAACCTGGCGGTGGGTGAAGGCGGCGCGATCACGTCGAAGGACGATTCTTTGCATTCACGAATGCGGCTGCTTCGCTCCCATGGGATGACGACCCTCACGCTCGATCGCCACAAGGGGCATGCATTTACCTATGATGTCGTCGAGGCTGGGATGAACTACCGCATTGACGAGCTTCGGAGCGCCATCGGCGTCATTCAGCTGGAGCGCCTGCCTGAGGGGAACCGGCGCCGCCGTGAGATCACTGAACGCTATCACACACAGCTCGCCTCCATCGCAGGCCTCCAGCTGCCTTACAAGGACTTCTACGCGAGGGGTGCAGGAGAGAGCGCGCATCACATCATGCCTGTGCTGCTACCAGAGGGCGTGCAGCGTCAGGCCGTGATGGAGCGGATGAAGGCAAACGGAATCCAGACGAGCGTCCATTACCCGCCAATCCACCAGTTCTCCCACCACGGAGCGTCGGAGCGGGTGCGCCGTGATGGGCTCGACCGCACCGATGCCATCGCCCCGCGAGAACTCACATTGCCACTGTATCCTCGCATGCGAGATGGTGATGTCGATCTCGTCTGCGAAGCGCTTGCGGCATCACTCCGGTAG
- a CDS encoding nucleotidyltransferase family protein: MKAVLLAGGKGTRLRPYTALFPKPLMPIGDHTIVDILLRQLARAGITDVMMCVGHQAALIEGVIGAGDRYGLKISYRREETPLGTVGPLLAYADELPERFLVMNGDILCDLDFAGFYRFAEATSAPLTVAVCERNSKIDLGVLDLDASGYATGFREKPVFTFWVSMGIYSMTRAVLPHIPRNQPFGFDDLMNSLLGSKEPIATFPFRGHWLDIGRNDDFADAQAEFEEHRERYLPE; the protein is encoded by the coding sequence ATGAAGGCCGTTCTGCTCGCTGGGGGTAAGGGTACTCGACTGAGGCCCTACACCGCCCTGTTCCCCAAACCACTCATGCCCATCGGCGATCACACGATCGTCGACATCTTGCTCCGACAGCTCGCCCGCGCAGGCATCACGGATGTGATGATGTGCGTCGGCCACCAGGCCGCGCTCATCGAGGGTGTCATCGGGGCTGGCGACCGCTACGGCCTGAAGATTTCCTATCGCCGAGAGGAAACTCCCCTCGGCACGGTGGGTCCTCTGCTGGCCTACGCAGACGAGCTACCAGAGCGCTTCCTGGTCATGAATGGCGATATCCTGTGCGATCTGGACTTTGCTGGTTTCTATCGCTTCGCAGAAGCGACCAGTGCGCCACTCACCGTTGCAGTCTGTGAGCGCAACTCGAAGATCGATCTCGGGGTACTCGATCTCGATGCGTCTGGATACGCCACGGGGTTTCGAGAGAAGCCTGTGTTCACATTCTGGGTGAGCATGGGGATCTATTCGATGACCCGAGCAGTCCTCCCCCACATTCCCAGGAATCAGCCCTTCGGCTTCGATGATCTCATGAACTCGCTCCTCGGCTCGAAGGAGCCGATTGCGACGTTCCCTTTTCGTGGCCACTGGCTCGATATCGGGCGAAACGATGATTTCGCAGACGCTCAAGCCGAGTTCGAGGAACACCGAGAGCGCTATCTACCGGAGTGA
- the modA gene encoding molybdate ABC transporter substrate-binding protein, whose protein sequence is MARTRAGLVHVLAGVVITLACLVFSSACKGEPPAHELFLGVAASLRQVMPELVRDYEKTHPAVQIRATYGASGDLQRQVEGGAPLDGVLFASSQPVDALLSKGLARPETRRVIATNTLVLIGPVGGPPIKLATLKDLPAGERLALGEPGAVPAGQYAKEALVRLGMWEALQGRLVFGGDVAAVLAYARRGEVVAAFVYRSELRGVGDVVELDEVAPSLMSRVEVVAAAVRGAKSSKETAEFLEFLSTPAAQQKLREFGFGGI, encoded by the coding sequence ATGGCTCGAACACGAGCAGGTCTCGTGCATGTCCTCGCAGGTGTCGTCATCACGCTCGCCTGCTTGGTGTTCTCATCTGCATGCAAGGGGGAGCCTCCCGCCCACGAACTCTTCCTTGGTGTCGCGGCAAGCCTTCGGCAGGTCATGCCGGAGCTTGTGCGAGACTACGAGAAAACTCATCCAGCCGTTCAGATCCGCGCCACCTACGGCGCATCTGGCGACCTGCAGAGACAAGTGGAAGGAGGCGCTCCGCTGGATGGCGTGCTCTTCGCCAGCTCGCAACCCGTCGACGCGCTGCTCTCGAAAGGTCTCGCTCGGCCAGAGACACGTCGGGTAATTGCGACCAACACCCTCGTTCTCATCGGCCCCGTGGGCGGTCCCCCCATCAAGCTGGCGACACTGAAGGACCTGCCGGCCGGGGAGCGGCTCGCTCTCGGAGAGCCCGGCGCGGTGCCCGCTGGCCAGTATGCGAAGGAAGCGCTCGTGCGCCTCGGTATGTGGGAGGCTCTGCAGGGGCGCCTGGTGTTTGGTGGTGATGTTGCTGCCGTGCTCGCGTACGCACGACGAGGGGAAGTCGTGGCGGCGTTCGTGTACCGATCCGAGCTCCGTGGTGTCGGAGATGTCGTCGAACTCGATGAAGTAGCCCCTTCGCTCATGTCTCGGGTCGAGGTCGTCGCTGCGGCGGTTCGTGGAGCCAAGTCGTCGAAGGAGACCGCTGAGTTCCTCGAATTCCTGTCGACACCCGCTGCTCAGCAGAAGCTCCGCGAGTTCGGGTTTGGCGGCATCTAG
- a CDS encoding tetratricopeptide repeat protein: MRALPLVLVVSGWAALLGCAGQSQRGSPPAHHARPEARQTQPGAAETSPPTGGSPLPFHLPCETTDLVGCTEGCAEHHVEDCVTLGAMYLRGDVVSIDTERATGLFREACTENSARGCLLLGDAYHQGILQGEEEETIAYRHACEAGANLGCLAAGRAYLGGRGVGADAVLAAQLFRRICERGNAPACVELGHLYVQGEGVPRDPLRATDLYTKACKLGFDEGCLLASRSGDVLPPRE, encoded by the coding sequence ATGCGTGCCTTGCCTCTGGTCCTGGTGGTCTCCGGGTGGGCTGCGCTGCTCGGTTGTGCAGGCCAGTCGCAGCGAGGATCTCCCCCAGCGCACCATGCGCGGCCTGAAGCACGTCAAACCCAGCCTGGCGCCGCAGAGACGAGCCCGCCCACAGGAGGGTCGCCGCTGCCGTTCCATCTGCCCTGCGAGACCACGGATCTCGTCGGCTGCACGGAGGGTTGCGCAGAGCACCACGTCGAGGACTGCGTGACGCTGGGCGCCATGTACCTGCGAGGAGACGTCGTATCCATCGATACGGAGCGCGCTACTGGGCTGTTTCGTGAGGCCTGTACGGAGAACAGCGCGCGTGGGTGCCTTCTGCTCGGCGATGCCTACCACCAAGGCATCCTTCAAGGTGAAGAAGAGGAGACCATCGCCTATCGGCACGCATGCGAGGCAGGAGCGAACCTGGGGTGCCTCGCCGCCGGACGCGCCTATCTGGGAGGTCGAGGTGTCGGAGCGGATGCGGTGCTCGCAGCGCAGCTCTTTCGACGGATCTGCGAGCGAGGCAACGCGCCCGCATGTGTCGAGCTGGGTCACCTTTACGTCCAGGGGGAAGGGGTGCCGCGTGATCCGCTTCGAGCCACGGATCTCTACACCAAGGCCTGCAAGCTGGGGTTCGATGAGGGCTGCCTGCTGGCGAGCCGCAGCGGGGATGTGCTCCCGCCACGGGAGTGA
- a CDS encoding TerB family tellurite resistance protein, with protein sequence MVELMYLAASADGEFSEEERAHFLKSVESLTDRQLGADAVKRVVDALEGKLRNSDRHERLLSIRERLGTAALCKVAFSLAIAVMAADGIIRTSEREALLEMATALQLDRDEAANLVAKHAS encoded by the coding sequence ATGGTCGAGCTGATGTACCTGGCTGCGTCCGCAGATGGGGAGTTCAGCGAAGAGGAGCGCGCTCACTTCCTGAAAAGCGTGGAATCACTCACCGATCGGCAGCTTGGAGCAGACGCCGTGAAGCGTGTCGTGGATGCGCTGGAAGGTAAACTTCGGAACTCGGATCGTCACGAGCGCCTCCTCTCGATCCGAGAGAGACTCGGGACCGCCGCTCTCTGCAAGGTCGCCTTCTCGTTGGCGATTGCAGTGATGGCGGCCGATGGCATCATCCGGACTTCCGAGCGAGAGGCCTTGCTGGAAATGGCCACGGCGCTTCAGCTGGATCGGGACGAAGCCGCCAACCTCGTCGCAAAGCACGCCTCCTGA
- a CDS encoding serine/threonine-protein kinase, whose product MSWSTTGSFLIPFPIPGAKLTSTRGTYVVGQLIGDGQYGSVYECIGPFDQPYALKMLRPANKPYHVVKEEWAREMHRLDSFRHPNIVYIHDAFEENYLFYLALERCDTSLRALLGSALQPPLLVELSRQLLMTLQYLHDNGLVHADLHAGNVLISQLDRAPIVKLTDFGVAQQLDANRRWYRPQVANPKILVPELVTAGYTTAQSDLYQLGLLMFQMHTGQSAIDVNVPYEEIARQIAEGTPRQKAEALGTGFGNIIAKLLRRRDTYRYLSAREAWDDMRQLRWL is encoded by the coding sequence GTGAGCTGGTCGACCACCGGTTCGTTCCTCATCCCCTTTCCGATCCCCGGAGCCAAGCTCACATCCACCAGGGGGACGTATGTCGTCGGTCAGCTCATCGGCGACGGACAATACGGCTCCGTGTACGAGTGCATCGGCCCCTTCGATCAGCCGTATGCGCTGAAGATGCTGCGTCCGGCAAACAAGCCGTACCACGTCGTGAAGGAGGAGTGGGCCCGGGAGATGCACCGGCTGGACAGCTTCCGGCACCCCAACATCGTCTACATCCACGACGCTTTCGAGGAGAACTACCTCTTTTATCTCGCCCTCGAGCGCTGCGACACCAGCCTCCGAGCGCTGCTCGGCAGCGCGCTCCAGCCACCGCTGCTCGTGGAGTTGTCACGGCAGCTCCTCATGACGCTGCAGTACCTGCATGACAATGGCCTGGTCCATGCCGACCTGCATGCGGGGAACGTCCTCATCTCGCAGCTCGATCGCGCACCCATCGTGAAGCTCACGGACTTCGGCGTCGCGCAGCAGCTCGACGCGAACCGACGGTGGTACCGACCTCAGGTGGCGAACCCGAAAATCCTCGTACCCGAGCTGGTCACTGCGGGGTACACGACGGCCCAGAGCGATCTCTACCAGCTCGGCCTGTTGATGTTTCAAATGCACACCGGGCAGAGCGCCATCGACGTCAACGTCCCCTACGAGGAGATCGCGCGTCAGATCGCCGAGGGCACGCCGCGGCAGAAAGCCGAAGCGCTGGGGACGGGGTTTGGCAACATCATCGCCAAGCTGCTCCGTCGGCGCGATACGTACCGCTACCTCTCGGCCCGTGAGGCCTGGGACGACATGCGGCAGCTGCGCTGGCTCTGA
- a CDS encoding FKBP-type peptidyl-prolyl cis-trans isomerase has translation MTLIHIARLATCTATLSLLAACGQKVPEPEPDPSRPAIPAAVVAEPEPADLIKEDVVVGTGAEAKDGDRVRVHYTGRLKKNNAQFDSSVEREPLEFTLGKGEVIKGWDEGVAGMKVGGKRKLTIPSRLGYGENGSPPKIPGKATLVFDVELLGIGEEKAAAPPGTGKKKGAGAK, from the coding sequence ATGACGCTCATCCACATCGCCCGACTCGCGACGTGTACTGCAACGCTGTCCCTCCTCGCTGCTTGTGGGCAGAAGGTCCCCGAGCCGGAACCCGATCCCAGCCGACCTGCGATTCCCGCAGCCGTCGTGGCGGAACCAGAACCAGCCGACCTGATCAAAGAAGACGTCGTTGTCGGCACTGGCGCTGAGGCCAAGGACGGAGATCGGGTGCGCGTCCACTACACGGGTCGCCTGAAGAAAAACAACGCTCAGTTCGACTCCTCCGTGGAGCGAGAGCCGCTCGAGTTCACCCTCGGCAAGGGCGAGGTGATCAAAGGCTGGGATGAAGGTGTGGCGGGGATGAAGGTCGGGGGAAAGCGGAAGCTCACGATTCCCTCGCGTCTGGGCTACGGCGAGAACGGAAGCCCTCCGAAGATTCCTGGCAAAGCGACGCTCGTCTTCGACGTCGAGCTGCTTGGGATCGGGGAGGAGAAAGCGGCCGCCCCTCCCGGAACGGGCAAGAAGAAAGGGGCTGGCGCGAAGTAA